In one window of Nocardia brasiliensis DNA:
- a CDS encoding GtrA family protein — MAGAEVAENPGPLLRLVRRQELAFAVVGGFNTVLGIGMTVVWLAVLGDSVPPSVAVAAAYAVSIAVAFVLHRTLVFRVRGHVLRDFLRFVAVNSGGLLLNMVLLELAVSVWHFPDKPAAVVVMGLVAVASYFGHRHISFRRRPPVESSEIVG, encoded by the coding sequence GTGGCGGGTGCTGAGGTGGCGGAGAATCCGGGGCCGCTGTTGCGATTGGTGCGGCGGCAGGAGCTGGCGTTCGCGGTGGTGGGTGGGTTCAATACCGTGCTCGGCATCGGGATGACCGTGGTCTGGCTCGCGGTGCTCGGCGACAGTGTGCCGCCCTCGGTGGCGGTCGCCGCGGCGTACGCGGTGAGCATCGCGGTCGCCTTCGTACTGCACCGGACACTGGTGTTCCGGGTGCGCGGGCACGTGCTGCGCGATTTCCTGCGCTTCGTGGCGGTGAATTCCGGTGGGCTGCTGCTGAATATGGTGCTGCTGGAGCTGGCCGTCTCGGTCTGGCATTTCCCGGACAAACCCGCCGCGGTGGTGGTGATGGGCTTGGTGGCCGTCGCCAGCTATTTCGGCCACCGTCACATCTCGTTCCGCCGTCGACCGCCGGTCGAGTCGAGTGAGATCGTCGGGTAG
- a CDS encoding Trm112 family protein codes for MSEHTTLDATLLSLLACPQDKGPLLLVRATEGTVLYNPRLRRVYPIDNGIPVLLIDEARDATDAEHTDFVAQPVEN; via the coding sequence ATGTCGGAGCACACCACCTTGGACGCCACGCTGTTGAGCCTGCTGGCCTGCCCGCAGGACAAGGGTCCGCTGCTGCTGGTCCGCGCGACCGAGGGCACCGTCCTGTACAACCCGCGCCTGCGTCGCGTCTACCCCATCGACAACGGCATCCCCGTGCTGCTCATCGACGAAGCCCGCGACGCCACCGACGCCGAGCACACCGACTTCGTCGCCCAGCCCGTCGAAAACTGA
- a CDS encoding HAD-IIA family hydrolase, giving the protein MKRLRDRYEALLLDLDGTLYRGPVVIEGAPAALAAEDAQRLVYVTNNASRAPATVAAHLAELGFAATTDDVVTSAQAAARLLAERLAPGADVLVVGTDDLAAEVAAVGLRPVRRFDGAAPAAVVQGHSPQTGWPELAEAAYALRSGALWVAANTDKTLPNERGLAPGNGAMVAALRTATELAPLVAGKPFAPLMADALVRADTRSALVVGDRLDTDIEGANAVGLDSLLVLTGVSTLDELKDAAAEFIPTFVADSLDALNQPPIPAESDIDPSDLAAELAELLRRNPGRAVTVRASGSQIR; this is encoded by the coding sequence GTGAAGCGGCTACGAGATCGCTACGAAGCCTTGCTGCTCGATCTGGACGGCACCCTGTATCGGGGTCCGGTGGTGATCGAGGGCGCCCCGGCGGCGTTGGCGGCCGAGGACGCGCAGCGGCTGGTGTATGTGACGAACAATGCCAGTCGCGCACCGGCGACGGTCGCGGCGCACCTGGCCGAACTCGGATTCGCCGCGACCACCGACGACGTGGTGACCAGCGCGCAGGCGGCGGCGCGACTGCTGGCCGAGCGCCTCGCCCCGGGCGCGGACGTGCTCGTGGTCGGCACCGACGACCTGGCCGCCGAGGTCGCGGCGGTCGGCTTGCGCCCGGTCCGCCGCTTCGACGGTGCCGCGCCCGCCGCTGTGGTGCAAGGACATTCACCGCAGACCGGCTGGCCCGAGCTCGCCGAGGCCGCGTACGCGTTGCGGTCCGGGGCACTGTGGGTGGCTGCGAACACCGACAAGACACTGCCGAACGAGCGCGGTCTGGCCCCGGGCAACGGCGCGATGGTCGCCGCACTGCGCACCGCGACCGAGCTGGCGCCGCTGGTGGCGGGTAAGCCGTTCGCACCGCTGATGGCGGACGCGCTGGTGCGCGCGGACACCCGCAGCGCGCTGGTGGTGGGTGACCGATTGGACACCGATATCGAGGGCGCGAACGCGGTCGGGCTGGATTCGCTGCTGGTGCTCACCGGCGTCAGTACCCTGGACGAGCTGAAAGACGCGGCGGCCGAGTTCATTCCGACCTTCGTGGCCGACTCGCTCGACGCGCTGAACCAGCCGCCGATTCCGGCCGAATCGGACATCGATCCCAGCGACCTCGCCGCCGAGTTGGCCGAGCTGTTGCGGCGCAACCCGGGACGAGCCGTGACGGTTCGCGCGTCTGGTTCGCAAATCCGATAG
- a CDS encoding TlyA family RNA methyltransferase: protein MARRARVDAELVRRGLARSREHAVELIGAGRVLIAGTVAVKPATAVEAGTPLLVREQPDEVSWASRGAHKLLGALAAFEPAGLTVAGKRCLDAGASTGGFTDVLLSRDAREVVAVDVGYGQLIWRLQNDDRVRVVDRTNVRNLTLEMIDGPVELVVGDLSFISLGLVLPALAACAAPGADLLPMVKPQFEVGKDRVGSGGVVRDPALRAEAVREVATAAAALGLYTEGVTASPLPGPSGNVEYFLWLRKSGTPDGRPEGDEARVAALVERAVEEGPQ from the coding sequence GTGGCCAGACGCGCGCGCGTGGACGCCGAACTGGTTCGCCGCGGGTTGGCGAGATCGCGAGAGCACGCGGTCGAGCTGATCGGCGCCGGACGCGTCCTGATTGCTGGAACGGTCGCGGTCAAGCCGGCGACCGCGGTCGAGGCGGGTACGCCGCTGCTGGTCCGGGAGCAGCCCGACGAGGTGTCGTGGGCCTCGCGTGGCGCGCACAAACTGCTCGGCGCGCTGGCGGCCTTCGAACCGGCGGGGCTCACCGTCGCGGGCAAACGCTGTCTGGACGCGGGCGCGTCCACCGGCGGCTTCACCGACGTGCTGCTCTCGCGGGATGCGCGCGAGGTGGTCGCGGTGGATGTCGGCTACGGCCAGTTGATCTGGCGGCTGCAGAACGACGACCGGGTGCGGGTGGTCGATCGCACCAACGTGCGCAACCTCACCCTCGAAATGATCGACGGCCCAGTCGAGTTGGTGGTCGGTGACCTGTCGTTCATCTCGCTGGGCCTGGTGCTGCCCGCGCTGGCCGCGTGCGCCGCGCCGGGCGCCGATCTGCTGCCGATGGTGAAGCCGCAGTTCGAGGTGGGCAAGGACCGGGTCGGTTCCGGCGGCGTGGTGCGCGATCCGGCGCTGCGAGCCGAGGCGGTGCGCGAGGTGGCGACCGCGGCGGCGGCGCTCGGCCTGTACACCGAGGGCGTCACGGCGAGTCCGTTGCCCGGTCCGTCGGGCAATGTCGAATACTTCCTGTGGCTGCGTAAGTCCGGTACGCCGGACGGCAGGCCCGAAGGCGACGAGGCGCGAGTTGCCGCCCTTGTCGAGCGTGCGGTTGAGGAGGGTCCACAGTGA
- a CDS encoding NAD kinase, translating into MNAPTRSDSREILLVSHPGRAEIIETAHRVAKIFADAGICLRVLDDEADSTRFEDEPGGYPVRVVAHGPAAAVGCEMVLVLGGDGTFLRAAELARTAGVPVLGINLGRIGFLTEAEAEHLDDALAHVVRRDYRIEHRMTIDVNVRVDDEVVQSGWALNEASIENASRTGVLELVLEVDGRPVSAFGCDGILIATPTGSTAYAFSAGGPVVWPELEALLVIPSNAHALFARPLVTSPESRIAVEAAAEGHDAIVFLDGRRTLDLPRGGRLEAVRGAEPVRWVRLDSAPFADRMVRKFQLPVTGWRGRRRTESTHADRDQD; encoded by the coding sequence GTGAACGCGCCGACCAGGTCCGATAGCCGGGAGATTCTGCTGGTGTCGCATCCCGGGCGGGCGGAAATCATCGAGACCGCGCACCGGGTGGCGAAGATCTTCGCGGACGCGGGCATCTGCCTGCGGGTGCTCGACGACGAGGCGGACAGCACCCGGTTCGAGGACGAACCGGGCGGCTATCCGGTACGGGTGGTCGCGCACGGCCCCGCGGCCGCGGTCGGCTGCGAGATGGTGCTGGTGCTCGGTGGTGACGGTACTTTCCTGCGGGCCGCCGAGCTGGCCCGCACCGCCGGTGTGCCGGTGCTGGGAATCAATCTGGGCCGCATCGGTTTTCTGACCGAGGCCGAGGCCGAACACCTCGATGACGCGCTGGCCCACGTGGTGCGGCGCGACTACCGCATCGAGCACCGGATGACCATCGACGTCAACGTCCGGGTGGACGACGAGGTGGTGCAAAGCGGCTGGGCACTTAACGAGGCCAGCATCGAAAATGCCTCGCGGACAGGCGTATTGGAGCTGGTGCTGGAGGTCGACGGCAGGCCGGTCTCGGCGTTCGGCTGCGACGGCATCCTGATCGCCACCCCGACCGGTTCCACGGCGTACGCGTTCTCCGCGGGCGGCCCGGTGGTGTGGCCGGAACTCGAAGCGCTGCTGGTGATCCCGAGCAACGCGCATGCCCTGTTCGCCCGGCCGCTGGTGACCAGCCCGGAGTCGCGGATCGCGGTCGAGGCGGCGGCCGAGGGACACGATGCGATAGTTTTCCTGGATGGCAGGCGCACACTGGACCTGCCGCGCGGTGGCCGGTTGGAAGCGGTGCGCGGCGCGGAACCGGTGCGCTGGGTGCGGCTGGATTCCGCGCCCTTCGCGGACCGGATGGTGCGCAAGTTCCAATTGCCCGTGACAGGCTGGCGTGGCCGACGGCGAACGGAGAGCACACATGCTGACAGAGATCAGGATTGA
- the recN gene encoding DNA repair protein RecN, producing the protein MLTEIRIDGLGVISTATAQFHEGLTVLTGETGAGKTMVVTSLHLLSGARADAGRVRLGAARAVVEGRFTVDDVNDSARAEVAQVLESAAAEQDDDGSIIAIRTVGSDGRSRAHLGGRSVPAAVLADFTAPLLTVHGQNDQLRLQRPDQQLAALDQFAADTVGPLLRKYGVQRRSWLDARNELLERTARSRELAQEADRLQHSLTEIDAIAPEPGEDVRIVEDVRRLSDLDSLRAAAATAHDALAGSPETPEDGSGALELLGAARSRIESADDPKLTALAPRLGEAIAVVVDLTTELSGYLSELPSDPGALDSLLTRQAELKSLTRKYAPDIDGVLAWADEARTKLGSLDVSEEALTALAAEVDIAAERVREAAGKLSAARKKAAGKLASAVSAELGGLAMGKAKLEVEVRPVPAGPQDSAPLLVGGTELHAGSTGVDEVEFRLSAHSGAQSLPLSKSASGGELSRVMLALEVVLARSDHGATMVFDEVDAGVGGRAAVEIGRRLARLARTHQVIVVTHLPQVAAFADTHLVVDKSDDGKGTVNSGVRALTKDERVIELARMLAGLDDTETGRAHAEELLATARAEKSGAAV; encoded by the coding sequence ATGCTGACAGAGATCAGGATTGACGGGCTTGGCGTTATCTCGACGGCCACCGCGCAATTCCACGAGGGTCTCACGGTTCTCACCGGTGAGACGGGTGCGGGCAAGACCATGGTGGTCACCAGCCTGCACCTGCTGAGCGGTGCGCGCGCCGATGCCGGGCGGGTCCGGTTGGGCGCCGCGCGCGCGGTGGTCGAGGGCCGCTTCACCGTCGACGATGTCAACGACAGCGCCCGTGCCGAGGTGGCACAGGTGCTGGAATCGGCTGCGGCCGAACAGGATGACGACGGCAGCATCATCGCGATCCGCACCGTCGGCAGCGACGGCCGTTCCCGCGCGCACCTCGGTGGCCGCAGTGTGCCCGCCGCGGTGCTCGCCGATTTCACCGCGCCGCTGCTGACCGTGCACGGTCAGAACGACCAGTTGCGTCTGCAGCGCCCCGATCAGCAGCTGGCCGCGCTTGACCAGTTCGCCGCCGACACCGTAGGTCCGTTGCTGCGCAAATATGGTGTGCAGCGGCGCTCTTGGCTCGACGCCCGCAACGAACTGCTCGAACGCACCGCGCGCAGCAGGGAATTGGCGCAGGAGGCCGATCGGTTGCAGCATTCGCTGACCGAGATCGACGCCATCGCACCCGAACCCGGTGAGGACGTGCGCATCGTCGAGGACGTGCGCAGGCTCAGCGACCTGGATTCGCTGCGCGCGGCCGCCGCGACCGCGCACGACGCGCTCGCCGGATCGCCGGAAACGCCCGAAGACGGTTCCGGCGCACTGGAATTGCTCGGCGCCGCGCGCTCACGCATCGAGTCGGCCGACGACCCGAAGCTCACCGCGCTGGCCCCGCGGCTGGGCGAGGCGATCGCGGTGGTGGTCGATCTGACGACCGAACTCAGCGGTTATCTCTCGGAGCTGCCCTCCGATCCGGGTGCGCTGGACTCGCTGCTCACCCGGCAGGCCGAACTGAAGTCGCTCACCCGCAAGTACGCCCCCGACATCGACGGGGTGCTCGCCTGGGCCGACGAGGCGCGCACCAAGCTCGGTTCGCTCGACGTGTCCGAGGAGGCGCTCACCGCGTTGGCGGCCGAGGTCGATATCGCCGCCGAACGGGTGCGGGAGGCAGCGGGCAAGCTGAGCGCCGCGCGGAAGAAGGCGGCGGGCAAACTCGCGTCGGCGGTGAGCGCCGAGCTGGGCGGGCTGGCCATGGGCAAGGCGAAGCTGGAGGTCGAGGTCCGGCCGGTGCCGGCCGGACCGCAGGATTCCGCGCCACTGCTGGTCGGCGGGACCGAGCTGCACGCGGGGTCGACGGGTGTCGACGAGGTGGAGTTCCGGTTGTCGGCGCACTCGGGCGCGCAGTCACTTCCGTTGAGCAAGAGCGCTTCCGGCGGTGAACTCTCCCGGGTGATGCTCGCGCTCGAGGTGGTGCTCGCCCGCTCCGATCACGGCGCGACCATGGTGTTCGACGAGGTCGACGCCGGGGTCGGCGGCCGGGCCGCGGTCGAGATCGGGCGCAGGCTGGCCCGGCTCGCGCGCACCCATCAGGTCATCGTGGTCACGCACCTGCCGCAGGTGGCGGCCTTCGCCGACACCCACCTGGTGGTCGACAAGTCCGACGACGGCAAGGGCACGGTGAACAGCGGCGTGCGGGCGCTGACCAAGGACGAGCGGGTCATCGAGTTGGCACGCATGCTGGCCGGTTTGGACGACACCGAAACCGGCCGGGCACACGCGGAAGAACTGCTGGCGACGGCGCGCGCGGAGAAGTCCGGCGCGGCCGTCTGA
- a CDS encoding SRPBCC family protein has translation MASTTVDAVIAAPREVVYRLFADRESVSPYLPINIKLTKPGLTEREGVGAQHLLGVGPLGVTEEITKLVPGERMEYKIVKGAPVKRHVGVITFADSGTGTLVSYTMESEPSLPVPAKVLEFGLKNLIGQFIKAAQKAAR, from the coding sequence ATGGCCAGCACCACCGTCGACGCCGTCATCGCCGCCCCGCGCGAGGTCGTGTACCGGCTCTTCGCCGATCGCGAGAGCGTCAGCCCGTACCTGCCGATCAACATCAAGCTGACCAAGCCCGGACTGACCGAACGCGAGGGCGTCGGCGCGCAGCACCTGCTCGGCGTCGGCCCGCTCGGCGTCACCGAGGAGATCACCAAGCTGGTGCCGGGCGAGCGCATGGAGTACAAGATCGTCAAGGGCGCACCGGTCAAGCGCCACGTCGGCGTCATCACCTTCGCCGATTCCGGCACCGGCACTCTGGTCTCCTACACGATGGAGTCCGAGCCGAGCCTGCCCGTGCCCGCGAAGGTGCTGGAGTTCGGGCTGAAGAACCTGATCGGCCAGTTCATCAAGGCCGCGCAGAAGGCCGCGCGCTGA
- a CDS encoding M23 family metallopeptidase translates to MSGYGPRGFEQRGIPKLHHPDDFQQGFSNSLRRDEPWMAHEDRRPAADRRPTTEDRWSLDRERPSDRAPWPTENRWDRWTPAAQEWSPVPQSAHAEPPGDPMPTDQWVWSNDRWQSPNEPWATPATDEYAAVDPRTAWTPRGRADEADYGWSAHSDDTGPDDSDRAEQGHAPVTPTSATTDTAWAPRGSTRHTAAEPRRRRGGRHRMPPPPTALKGRAAIVAVAAGAIVAAGQNLESGSAKPPAQSVTPMALGQPQAMDAAAGTAAPHSTEPGLLEESPATLGQFADMLHNGSKVADEISADIQAKLRPLFVKFTSGTFTSGYGMRWGTLHGGVDVAAPIGTPIVAVEDGTVISAGPASGFGMWVRVLGDDGTITVYGHINTALVSIGQRVTAGDEIATVGNRGETTGPHCHFEVWLNGTNRVDPLPWLATRGIGLGPERD, encoded by the coding sequence ATGAGCGGGTACGGGCCGCGGGGTTTCGAGCAGCGCGGCATCCCAAAGCTGCACCACCCGGACGACTTCCAGCAAGGGTTCAGCAATTCGCTGCGGCGCGACGAGCCGTGGATGGCGCACGAGGATCGGCGGCCTGCGGCCGACCGGCGGCCGACCACCGAGGACCGCTGGTCGCTCGATCGGGAGCGACCATCCGACCGAGCGCCGTGGCCCACCGAAAACCGTTGGGATCGTTGGACACCCGCCGCGCAAGAGTGGTCTCCGGTCCCGCAGTCGGCGCACGCCGAACCACCCGGCGATCCGATGCCGACCGATCAGTGGGTGTGGTCGAACGATCGGTGGCAGTCGCCGAACGAACCGTGGGCAACCCCCGCCACCGACGAGTACGCCGCGGTCGACCCGCGCACGGCGTGGACTCCGCGCGGGCGGGCCGACGAGGCCGACTACGGCTGGTCCGCGCACTCCGACGACACGGGCCCAGACGATTCGGATCGGGCCGAACAAGGCCATGCCCCGGTCACTCCGACTTCAGCGACCACCGACACCGCGTGGGCCCCGCGCGGCAGCACCCGGCACACCGCCGCCGAGCCCCGCAGGCGGCGGGGCGGACGGCACCGGATGCCACCGCCGCCGACGGCGTTGAAGGGGCGGGCCGCGATCGTCGCCGTGGCCGCGGGCGCGATCGTCGCCGCGGGACAGAATCTCGAGTCGGGTAGCGCCAAGCCGCCCGCGCAATCGGTGACGCCGATGGCGCTGGGCCAACCGCAGGCGATGGACGCGGCGGCCGGCACCGCCGCGCCGCACAGCACGGAGCCGGGTCTGCTCGAGGAAAGCCCGGCCACGCTCGGCCAATTCGCCGATATGCTGCACAACGGCAGCAAGGTCGCCGACGAGATCTCCGCCGACATCCAGGCGAAGCTGCGCCCGCTGTTCGTCAAATTCACCTCCGGCACCTTCACCTCCGGTTACGGCATGCGCTGGGGCACCCTGCACGGCGGTGTCGATGTGGCCGCGCCGATCGGCACCCCGATCGTCGCGGTCGAGGACGGCACGGTGATCAGCGCGGGACCGGCCAGCGGCTTCGGCATGTGGGTCCGCGTGCTCGGCGACGACGGCACCATCACCGTGTACGGCCACATCAACACCGCGCTGGTCTCGATCGGCCAGCGCGTCACGGCCGGGGACGAGATCGCGACGGTCGGCAACCGCGGCGAGACCACCGGCCCGCACTGCCACTTCGAGGTCTGGCTGAACGGCACCAACCGCGTCGACCCGCTCCCCTGGCTGGCCACGCGCGGCATCGGCCTCGGTCCCGAGCGGGACTGA
- the steA gene encoding putative cytokinetic ring protein SteA, whose protein sequence is MKMLALLSRNTETLPGLTGIARVDRNTRRLLKRVGPGDVVVLDEMDLDRITADRLVEAGVVAVINTSPSISGRYPNLGPEVLVANGITLLDTVSSDAFSKIKDGVKVRIDGGVVYLDKVTKKEPEVLVEGIELTAADIAERMIEARNGLADHLEAFAGNTIEFIRTESALLIDGIGVPELELSMKHRHVVVVADGPDHAEDLKRLKPFIKEYVPIMVGVGRGADTLMKQGYRPDLIVGDPDEITTATLKCGAEVILPADTDGHAKGLERIQDLGIGATTFPSSGSPADLALLLAHHHGAALIVTAGAAATLDDFFDRSRRESNPATFLTRLKLGTKLMDAKAVATLYRNRVSGIGVALVVLAALVAVIVVLLASNSGTDAVAWATDTWHRFALWTQGLVGAGGK, encoded by the coding sequence ATGAAGATGCTGGCGTTGTTGTCGAGGAACACCGAAACGCTGCCCGGGCTGACCGGGATCGCCCGGGTGGACCGCAATACCCGGCGTCTGCTCAAACGGGTGGGTCCGGGCGATGTCGTCGTGCTCGACGAGATGGACCTGGACCGGATCACCGCGGACCGGTTGGTCGAGGCGGGGGTGGTCGCCGTGATCAACACCTCGCCGTCGATCTCGGGCCGCTATCCCAACCTCGGTCCCGAGGTGTTGGTGGCCAACGGGATCACGCTGCTGGACACGGTGAGTTCGGACGCCTTCAGCAAGATCAAGGATGGCGTCAAGGTCCGGATCGACGGTGGTGTCGTCTATCTGGACAAGGTCACCAAAAAGGAGCCGGAGGTGCTCGTCGAGGGCATCGAGCTCACCGCCGCCGACATCGCCGAGCGGATGATCGAGGCGCGCAACGGGCTGGCCGATCATCTGGAAGCCTTCGCCGGCAATACGATCGAGTTCATCCGGACCGAAAGCGCCCTGCTCATCGACGGTATCGGCGTGCCGGAGCTGGAATTGTCGATGAAGCACCGGCATGTCGTCGTGGTCGCCGACGGGCCGGACCATGCCGAGGATCTGAAGCGGCTCAAGCCGTTCATCAAGGAGTACGTGCCGATCATGGTCGGCGTCGGGCGCGGCGCGGACACCCTGATGAAGCAGGGGTACCGGCCGGATCTGATCGTCGGCGACCCGGACGAGATCACCACCGCCACTTTGAAATGCGGCGCCGAGGTGATCCTGCCCGCCGATACCGACGGGCACGCCAAGGGGCTCGAGCGCATCCAGGATCTAGGCATCGGCGCCACGACGTTCCCGTCCTCCGGGTCGCCCGCCGATCTGGCGCTGCTGCTGGCGCACCATCACGGTGCCGCGCTGATCGTCACCGCGGGCGCGGCCGCCACGCTCGACGATTTCTTCGATCGCAGTCGGCGCGAAAGCAATCCGGCGACGTTCCTGACCCGGCTCAAGCTCGGCACCAAGCTGATGGACGCGAAAGCCGTTGCCACGCTGTATCGCAACCGCGTCTCCGGTATCGGCGTCGCACTCGTGGTGCTCGCCGCGCTCGTCGCGGTGATCGTCGTGCTGCTCGCGTCCAATTCCGGCACCGACGCCGTGGCCTGGGCCACTGATACCTGGCACCGGTTCGCGCTGTGGACACAGGGCTTAGTCGGCGCAGGCGGCAAGTGA
- a CDS encoding copper transporter — MISLRQHAVSIVAIFLALAVGVVLGSQTLAADLLSGLRADKSDLRQQLDTASEHNRQLTDQLNAADRFIAGSAGRILGGTLADRSVVVFTTPDADPGDIEGVTKSLETAGAAITGRIALTDAFTDATEGDRMRTTVTNVIPAGAQLRTGAVDQGSMAGDLLGLVLLLDPANGQTRGTAQELGLVLETLRGGGFLAYGDTPVQPAQLAVVITGNGAKSAENSQGANIARFTGALRGRGAGVVLAGRAGAAENPGPIAAVRTDGALATSVTTVDNLDREIGRVTTVLALTEQLNGGAGRYGTGDKATSLTLAAAPR, encoded by the coding sequence ATGATCTCGCTACGCCAGCACGCCGTCTCGATCGTGGCGATCTTCTTGGCACTCGCCGTCGGCGTCGTGCTCGGCTCGCAGACCCTGGCTGCGGATCTGCTCTCGGGATTGCGTGCGGACAAATCCGATCTGCGCCAGCAGCTCGACACCGCGTCCGAACACAACCGGCAGTTGACCGATCAGCTCAACGCCGCCGACCGGTTCATCGCGGGCTCAGCCGGGCGCATCCTCGGCGGCACCCTGGCCGACCGCAGCGTGGTCGTGTTCACCACGCCCGACGCCGATCCCGGCGATATCGAGGGCGTCACCAAGTCGCTGGAAACCGCGGGCGCCGCGATCACCGGCCGGATCGCGCTCACCGACGCGTTCACCGACGCCACCGAGGGCGATCGGATGCGCACCACCGTCACCAACGTCATCCCCGCCGGTGCTCAATTGCGCACCGGTGCGGTGGATCAGGGCAGCATGGCGGGCGACCTGCTCGGCCTGGTACTGCTGCTCGATCCGGCCAACGGGCAAACTCGTGGCACCGCACAGGAACTCGGTCTGGTGCTGGAGACCCTGCGCGGCGGCGGCTTCCTCGCCTACGGCGACACCCCGGTTCAGCCCGCGCAGCTGGCCGTCGTGATCACCGGCAACGGCGCCAAGTCCGCCGAGAACAGTCAGGGCGCCAATATCGCCAGGTTCACCGGCGCGCTGCGCGGCCGCGGCGCGGGCGTCGTCCTGGCCGGTCGCGCCGGTGCGGCAGAGAACCCCGGACCGATCGCCGCCGTCCGCACCGACGGCGCCCTGGCCACCTCGGTCACCACCGTCGACAACCTCGACCGCGAGATCGGCCGCGTCACCACCGTCCTCGCCCTCACCGAACAACTCAACGGCGGCGCGGGCCGCTACGGCACCGGCGACAAAGCAACCTCCCTCACCCTCGCCGCAGCCCCCCGCTGA
- a CDS encoding CTP synthase: protein MGQTRIQARTATKHIFVSGGVASSLGKGLTASSLGQLLTARGLRVTMQKLDPYLNVDPGTMNPFQHGEVFVTEDGAETDLDVGHYERFLDRDLTRDANVTTGQIYSTVIAKERRGEYLGDTVQVIPHITDEIKSRVLAMSAPDAQGQTPDVVITEIGGTVGDIESQPFLEAARQIRHDVGRDNVFFLHVSLVPYLAPSGELKTKPTQHSVAALRNIGIQPDALILRCDREVPQALKSKIALMCDVDVDACISTPDAPSIYDIPRVLHREGLDAYVVRKLGLPFRDVDWTVWGDLLDRVHSPRETVEVALVGKYVDLPDAYLSVTEALRAGGFASRAKVQIRWVPSDECETPAGAQAALRDVDAVLIPGGFGIRGIEGKVGAITYARKRGIPLLGLCLGLQCVVIEAARSVGLAEANSAEFEPDTPHPVISTMADQEQAVAGEADLGGTMRLGAYPATLTKGSVVAQAYGAEQVSERHRHRYEVNNAYRDRIAKSGLRFSGTSPDGHLVEFVELPADVHPFFVATQAHPELKSRPTRPHPLFAALVAAALTYKLAERLPVDIPGEEFVSAAEQA from the coding sequence GTGGGTCAAACACGGATTCAGGCGCGAACAGCTACGAAGCACATCTTCGTGAGCGGAGGAGTCGCCTCCTCATTGGGTAAGGGTCTTACCGCCTCCAGCCTCGGACAGCTGCTGACGGCGCGTGGGTTGCGCGTCACGATGCAGAAGCTCGACCCGTACTTGAACGTCGATCCCGGCACCATGAACCCGTTCCAGCACGGTGAGGTGTTCGTGACCGAGGACGGCGCCGAGACCGATCTCGATGTCGGTCACTACGAGCGGTTCTTGGACCGAGATCTGACTCGGGACGCGAATGTGACGACCGGGCAGATCTATTCGACGGTCATCGCGAAGGAGCGGCGCGGCGAGTATCTGGGCGACACCGTCCAGGTGATTCCGCACATCACCGACGAGATCAAGAGCCGGGTGCTCGCGATGAGCGCGCCGGACGCGCAGGGGCAGACGCCGGACGTGGTGATCACCGAGATCGGTGGCACGGTCGGTGACATCGAGTCGCAGCCGTTCTTGGAGGCGGCGCGTCAGATTCGCCATGATGTCGGCCGGGACAACGTCTTCTTCCTGCACGTCTCGTTGGTGCCGTATCTGGCGCCATCGGGTGAGCTGAAGACCAAGCCGACGCAGCACTCGGTGGCGGCGTTGCGCAATATCGGTATCCAGCCCGACGCGCTGATCCTGCGGTGTGACCGTGAGGTGCCGCAGGCGCTGAAGAGCAAGATCGCGCTGATGTGCGACGTCGATGTCGACGCCTGCATCTCCACCCCGGACGCGCCGTCGATCTACGACATTCCGCGGGTGCTGCACCGCGAGGGCCTGGACGCCTATGTGGTGCGCAAGCTCGGCCTGCCGTTCCGTGACGTGGACTGGACCGTGTGGGGCGATCTGCTCGATCGCGTGCATTCGCCGCGCGAGACGGTCGAGGTCGCGCTGGTCGGCAAGTATGTCGATCTGCCCGACGCCTACCTTTCGGTCACCGAGGCGCTGCGTGCGGGCGGGTTCGCCTCGCGGGCGAAGGTGCAGATCCGCTGGGTGCCCTCCGACGAGTGCGAGACGCCCGCGGGTGCGCAGGCCGCGCTGCGGGACGTGGACGCGGTGCTGATTCCCGGCGGGTTCGGTATCCGTGGCATCGAGGGCAAGGTCGGCGCGATCACCTACGCCAGGAAGCGGGGCATTCCGCTGCTCGGCCTGTGCCTCGGTTTGCAGTGCGTGGTCATCGAGGCGGCCAGGTCGGTCGGTCTGGCCGAGGCCAATTCGGCCGAGTTCGAGCCGGACACGCCGCATCCGGTGATCTCGACGATGGCCGATCAGGAGCAGGCCGTCGCCGGTGAAGCCGATCTCGGCGGCACCATGCGCCTTGGCGCCTACCCGGCGACGCTGACGAAGGGCTCGGTGGTGGCGCAGGCCTACGGCGCCGAGCAGGTGTCCGAGCGGCATCGGCACCGCTATGAGGTGAACAACGCCTACCGTGACCGGATCGCGAAGAGCGGGCTGCGGTTCAGCGGCACCTCGCCGGACGGGCATCTGGTCGAGTTCGTCGAGCTGCCCGCCGATGTGCATCCGTTCTTCGTGGCCACCCAGGCGCACCCGGAGCTGAAGAGCAGGCCGACCCGTCCGCATCCGCTGTTCGCGGCGCTCGTCGCGGCGGCCCTGACCTACAAGCTGGCCGAGCGGCTGCCGGTCGACATCCCGGGCGAAGAGTTCGTGAGCGCGGCTGAGCAGGCATAG